The Cloacibacillus sp. An23 genome segment TCATCTTCGAGACCGCGCACAGCGGAGAACCATCCTTCCGTATCATACGCTGGCAGTACGAGCTCGCCGCGCGTCTCCGCCGCGAGCATCCGCACGGCTTCGAGCCTGCGTTCGTACTCGGCGGCGGGGTGGATGTTGCCTCCGTAGAAATATCCCGCCGTCTCGTACTCTTCCGATATGAGCTCTGGCCACGGCACGGTCGCGTCGGGCGCGCAGCAGATGTGGAGCAGAAGGCGTTTTTTACTCAACAGGCTCTTTTTCTTCCTTTTGCTCCGCTTCTCCGCTTTCCGGCGCTTCCTCGTGAGCGTCGGCGTTTTCCGCACGTTCGCCAGCTTCAGCCGCGTTTTCCTCCGGCTCCTCGATTTCAGGAAGCGGCAGCGTCTTGACGCCGAAGATGAGATAGCCGGTGTGCCCTATCATCATATCCTCAGGGCGTATGCGGTTCGGCTCGGTCTTGAAGTAGCGCAGCATTATCTCGACGACCTGCACGTCGGCGAAGTTGAACTCATTCAGCGCGCGCAGCGTCTCGGAAATCTGGTTCGTCGTCGGCACGAGTATGCCGAGATGGCAGCCAGGCGCGAGCGCCTCGTAGGCCTTGTCGATGTATTCCCACGGCGCTGGCACGTCGAGGAACACCGCGTCCGCGTTGCGTTCCTTGAAGCCTTCGTCGAGCGAGCGCACGTTGAATTCTATGCGGTGCGCGACGCCCCACTTCTCGGCGTTCTTCCGCGCGAGCGCGGAAAATTCCTCGCGGCGGTCGTAGGTGCAGACCTTGCCGGTGTCGCCGACAAAGTGCGCGAAGGTGCAGCAGAGGCTGCCCGAGCCGGTGCCGCACTCGACGACTGTGCAGCCGGGATATATGTTCAGATGTTCGAGTATG includes the following:
- a CDS encoding tRNA (adenine-N1)-methyltransferase, with translation MIKEGDLVFIWNPKKGDSFLIKVQPGQSQGTHFGQIKHSEIMEHDYGEGIRTPKGQVYYLLRPTLGEYTRRLKRQTQIVFPKESGFILEHLNIYPGCTVVECGTGSGSLCCTFAHFVGDTGKVCTYDRREEFSALARKNAEKWGVAHRIEFNVRSLDEGFKERNADAVFLDVPAPWEYIDKAYEALAPGCHLGILVPTTNQISETLRALNEFNFADVQVVEIMLRYFKTEPNRIRPEDMMIGHTGYLIFGVKTLPLPEIEEPEENAAEAGERAENADAHEEAPESGEAEQKEEKEPVE